From Woronichinia naegeliana WA131, the proteins below share one genomic window:
- a CDS encoding sugar ABC transporter permease, which produces MNIFFKKILPTLTPYLFLLPALIILGIAVFYPAFQAFSLSFTQYDLDLTQAPQWVGLKNFQRLAQDQVFWQTLTNSFCYLIGVVPVLVMAPLALAILVNQKLRGMAFFRMAYYTPVIISMVVAGIAWKALYANDGILNQLLKMIGFSEGIPWLTSPQLALWSVMVVTIWKGLGYYMVIYLAGLQGIPAELYEAAAIDGSDGWQKHWDITLPLMRPYLLLVAVISSISAMKVFEEVYIMTQGGPLNHSKTVVYYVYERAFQDLEINYASAIGLVLFIFILILSLINLRISRNTPTF; this is translated from the coding sequence ATGAATATTTTCTTTAAAAAAATCTTACCTACCTTAACCCCCTACCTTTTTCTCCTCCCCGCCCTGATTATTTTAGGGATTGCCGTTTTTTATCCCGCTTTTCAAGCTTTTTCTCTCAGTTTTACTCAGTATGATCTTGATCTTACCCAAGCTCCCCAGTGGGTCGGATTAAAAAATTTCCAACGCTTGGCCCAGGATCAAGTCTTTTGGCAAACTTTAACCAATAGTTTTTGTTACTTAATCGGTGTTGTTCCCGTTTTAGTAATGGCTCCTTTAGCTTTAGCAATTTTAGTCAATCAAAAATTACGGGGCATGGCCTTTTTTCGGATGGCCTACTATACGCCCGTTATTATTTCAATGGTGGTGGCGGGCATTGCCTGGAAGGCTCTCTATGCTAATGATGGAATTTTAAATCAATTACTGAAAATGATCGGTTTTTCCGAAGGTATTCCCTGGTTAACTAGTCCCCAATTAGCCCTCTGGAGTGTGATGGTGGTGACGATTTGGAAAGGTTTAGGTTATTATATGGTGATCTACTTAGCCGGTCTTCAGGGGATTCCCGCAGAATTGTACGAAGCGGCGGCGATCGATGGTTCCGATGGCTGGCAAAAACATTGGGATATTACACTACCTTTAATGCGACCCTATTTATTGTTAGTAGCAGTGATTTCTTCGATTTCGGCTATGAAGGTATTTGAAGAAGTTTATATCATGACCCAGGGCGGCCCCTTAAATCATTCTAAAACGGTGGTTTATTACGTTTATGAGAGAGCTTTTCAGGATTTGGAAATTAACTATGCCTCTGCTATTGGCTTAGTTCTCTTTATTTTCATCTTGATTTTATCCTTAATTAATCTACGCATTTCTCGCAATACGCCCACATTTTAA
- a CDS encoding ATP-binding cassette domain-containing protein has protein sequence MISAKNLSKSYPVTVKSPGLKGTLTHFFHRTYREIKAVQNVSFTIEAGEVVGFLGPNGAGKTTTLKMLTGLIHPSGGIVQVAGFDPFRRQTQFLEKASLVMGQKQQLIWDLPTMDSLRINAAIYRIPEAIFKQRLGELTEMLSLQNQLKQPVRKLSLGERMKAELLAALIHHPQVLFLDEPTLGLDVNAQVAVRDFLREYNHRYQATILLTSHYMADITALCKRVLLIHQGQLMYDGDLAELLEKFAPCRQVKVELAQSVSKTALEKYGEIESIDGQAVRFFVQREQLTSAIARILSELEVLDLSVTDPPIEEVIGRLFQQGTVN, from the coding sequence GTGATTTCTGCTAAAAACCTGAGTAAAAGCTACCCCGTCACCGTTAAGTCTCCTGGACTCAAAGGAACCTTAACCCATTTTTTTCACCGTACCTATCGAGAAATCAAGGCTGTACAAAATGTCTCTTTTACCATCGAAGCAGGGGAAGTAGTCGGCTTTCTTGGCCCCAATGGCGCAGGCAAAACCACCACCCTAAAAATGTTAACGGGATTAATCCATCCCTCTGGCGGAATCGTACAGGTGGCAGGCTTTGATCCCTTTCGTCGTCAGACCCAATTTCTCGAAAAAGCCAGTTTGGTGATGGGACAGAAACAGCAATTAATTTGGGATTTACCGACAATGGATTCCCTGCGAATTAACGCGGCCATCTATCGTATTCCAGAGGCAATTTTTAAACAACGTTTGGGAGAACTCACAGAAATGCTCTCCCTCCAAAATCAACTCAAACAACCCGTTCGCAAACTATCTTTAGGGGAAAGGATGAAGGCCGAATTACTCGCTGCTTTAATTCATCATCCCCAGGTTTTATTTTTAGATGAACCCACTTTAGGATTAGATGTCAATGCCCAGGTAGCCGTGCGGGATTTTTTACGGGAATATAATCACCGTTATCAAGCAACTATTTTATTGACCAGTCATTACATGGCCGATATTACCGCTTTGTGTAAACGGGTTTTACTGATTCATCAAGGGCAATTAATGTATGATGGCGACTTAGCAGAACTGTTAGAAAAGTTTGCCCCCTGCCGACAAGTTAAAGTTGAACTAGCCCAAAGCGTTTCTAAAACTGCGTTAGAGAAATATGGTGAAATTGAAAGCATTGATGGCCAAGCAGTTCGCTTTTTTGTACAACGGGAGCAACTCACATCGGCGATCGCTCGTATTTTATCGGAGTTAGAAGTGCTAGATTTAAGTGTCACCGACCCACCGATTGAAGAAGTTATTGGTCGTCTTTTTCAGCAAGGAACGGTTAATTAG